A single window of Sphingobacteriales bacterium DNA harbors:
- the clpB gene encoding ATP-dependent chaperone ClpB: MNPNNFTIKTQEILGEAQQLAFDLKHAYLDTHHLLQAILNNDADITPFLLKKSGADIKKVEQEINNLLQKQATISGDGVKYPSQNLGQVLLKANSLLKEFKDEYVSIEHLLLALLSVNDETSKILKQNNLDEAKLKQAIVELRKGSTVNNPSADMTYNSLEKYAKNLNQLAQNNKLDPVIGRDEEIRRVLHILSRRTKNNPILVGEPGVGKTAIVEGIAFRIIQGDVPENLKSKIIYSLDMGALIAGAKYKGEFEERLKAVIKEVISSDGQIILFIDEIHTLVGAGGGGEGAMDAANILKPALARGELRAVGATTLNEYQKYFEKDKALERRFQKVMVHEPSVEDSVSILRGLKERYENHHKVTIKDDAIISAVELSNRYITNRFLPDKAIDLIDEAAAKLRLEMDSVPEELDELERKIRQLEIEREAIKKEGDDAKVEELSKQIAEMSEKRNEFKAKWESEKTVVDRIQNEKINIENLKLAAEQAERNGDYGKVAEIRYGKIKDSEAKLNELEQELQSNKDSKRLMKEEVTAEDIAETISKWTGIPLTKMMQTEKDKLINLEDYLHERVVGQEEAIVAVADAIRRSRAGLNDPKKPLGSFLFIGTTGVGKTELAKALAELLFDDEKAMVRIDMSEYMEKHSVSRLIGSPPGYVGYDEGGQLTEAVRNHPYSVVLLDEIEKAHPDVFNILLQVLEDGRLTDNKGRIVDFKNTIIIMTSNIGSHLIQQNFENVKTENDVFTATETSKVQILDAIKRVLKPEFYNRIDEVIMFKPLLTNDIKEIVKILLKNLQKQLLQMDIELKYSDELVMHFAEEGYDAQYGARPLKRLINKELVNKLSKMIIADKVKKDQPVIADVFEGDIIFRNE; this comes from the coding sequence ATGAATCCAAATAATTTTACAATAAAAACACAAGAAATTTTAGGCGAAGCGCAACAATTGGCTTTCGACCTAAAGCATGCCTACTTAGATACACATCATTTATTGCAAGCAATTCTTAATAACGATGCAGATATCACACCATTTTTACTCAAAAAATCTGGTGCTGACATCAAAAAAGTAGAGCAAGAAATTAATAATTTATTACAAAAACAAGCAACTATAAGTGGCGATGGCGTAAAATATCCATCACAAAACTTAGGGCAAGTATTATTAAAAGCAAATTCACTTTTAAAAGAATTTAAAGATGAATATGTATCTATAGAACATTTACTATTAGCATTATTGAGTGTTAATGATGAAACATCAAAAATATTGAAACAAAATAATCTTGATGAGGCAAAACTAAAACAAGCAATAGTAGAATTAAGAAAAGGCTCAACTGTAAATAATCCAAGTGCAGATATGACATACAATTCATTAGAAAAATATGCCAAAAACTTAAATCAATTGGCACAAAACAATAAACTCGATCCAGTTATTGGTAGAGACGAAGAAATACGCAGAGTATTGCACATTTTATCAAGAAGAACAAAAAACAATCCAATACTTGTTGGCGAACCTGGCGTAGGAAAAACAGCAATTGTTGAAGGCATTGCGTTCAGAATTATACAAGGTGATGTACCAGAAAATTTAAAATCAAAAATAATTTATTCTTTAGACATGGGTGCATTAATTGCTGGTGCAAAGTATAAAGGCGAATTTGAAGAACGATTAAAAGCAGTTATCAAAGAAGTAATTTCATCTGATGGTCAAATCATATTATTTATTGATGAAATACACACATTAGTTGGTGCTGGTGGTGGTGGCGAAGGCGCTATGGACGCAGCAAATATTCTAAAACCAGCTTTAGCACGTGGTGAATTGCGCGCTGTTGGTGCAACAACATTAAATGAATACCAAAAGTATTTTGAAAAAGACAAAGCTTTAGAACGTAGATTTCAGAAAGTGATGGTACACGAGCCAAGTGTAGAAGATAGCGTTTCCATTTTACGTGGATTGAAAGAACGTTATGAAAACCATCATAAAGTAACTATAAAAGATGACGCCATTATCAGTGCAGTAGAATTATCAAATAGATATATTACAAATAGATTTTTGCCAGACAAAGCTATTGATTTAATTGATGAAGCAGCAGCAAAACTCAGATTAGAGATGGATTCTGTGCCAGAAGAATTAGACGAATTAGAAAGAAAAATACGTCAATTAGAAATAGAAAGAGAAGCTATAAAAAAAGAAGGAGATGATGCAAAAGTTGAAGAGCTATCTAAACAAATTGCAGAAATGAGTGAAAAGAGAAATGAATTTAAAGCAAAATGGGAAAGTGAAAAAACTGTAGTAGATAGAATTCAAAATGAAAAAATAAATATTGAAAATCTAAAACTAGCTGCAGAACAAGCAGAACGAAACGGCGACTATGGCAAAGTAGCAGAAATACGATATGGCAAAATAAAAGACAGCGAAGCAAAACTCAATGAGCTTGAACAAGAACTGCAAAGTAACAAAGACAGCAAACGATTGATGAAAGAAGAAGTAACTGCCGAAGATATTGCAGAAACAATATCAAAATGGACAGGTATTCCTTTGACAAAAATGATGCAGACAGAAAAAGATAAGTTGATAAACTTAGAAGATTATTTGCATGAGCGTGTGGTAGGGCAAGAAGAAGCAATTGTTGCCGTAGCTGATGCTATTCGTAGAAGCAGAGCAGGACTAAATGACCCTAAGAAACCCTTAGGTTCGTTTTTATTCATAGGCACAACTGGTGTAGGAAAAACTGAATTAGCAAAAGCATTAGCCGAACTTTTGTTTGACGATGAAAAAGCAATGGTGCGTATAGATATGAGTGAATACATGGAAAAACACAGCGTATCACGTTTAATTGGTTCGCCTCCAGGATACGTTGGCTACGACGAAGGTGGACAACTAACCGAAGCAGTACGCAATCATCCATATTCTGTTGTATTATTAGATGAAATTGAAAAAGCACACCCAGATGTTTTTAATATCTTATTGCAAGTTTTGGAAGATGGAAGACTAACAGACAACAAAGGGCGCATTGTAGATTTTAAAAATACAATAATCATCATGACATCTAATATTGGTTCGCATTTGATACAACAAAACTTTGAAAATGTAAAAACAGAAAATGATGTATTTACTGCAACAGAAACTTCAAAAGTACAAATACTTGATGCCATCAAACGTGTACTAAAACCAGAGTTTTACAATAGAATTGATGAGGTTATTATGTTTAAACCATTACTTACAAATGACATTAAAGAAATAGTTAAAATTCTATTGAAAAATTTACAAAAACAATTACTTCAAATGGATATTGAACTAAAATATAGTGATGAATTGGTTATGCATTTTGCAGAAGAAGGCTACGATGCACAATATGGTGCAAGACCATTAAAAAGATTAATCAACAAAGAATTAGTCAATAAACTTTCAAAAATGATAATTGCTGATAAAGTAAAAAAAGACCAACCAGTGATTGCTGATGTTTTTGAAGGTGATATAATTTTCAGAAACGAATAA
- a CDS encoding YggS family pyridoxal phosphate-dependent enzyme has product MINKDNLQNLILLSKDKNIKLVAVSKTKTVSDILEAYNCGQKIFGENKVQEMVDKYEELPKDIEWHMIGNLQTNKVKYIAPFVQLIHSVDSLKLAIEINKQAEKNNRVIDILLEVFIAAETTKHGFSEEELIEHLDIDAFKQLKNIRIVGLMGMATYTQNKVLIKNEFSNLKHTFELLKSNYFSNADYFNTLSMGMSGDYEIAIERGSNMIRIGSAIFGERERKVAANVPL; this is encoded by the coding sequence ATGATAAACAAAGACAATTTACAAAACTTAATTCTACTCTCAAAAGATAAAAATATAAAATTAGTTGCAGTTAGCAAAACTAAAACTGTTTCTGATATATTGGAAGCCTACAATTGTGGTCAGAAGATATTTGGAGAAAATAAGGTGCAAGAAATGGTAGACAAATACGAAGAACTACCAAAAGATATTGAATGGCACATGATTGGCAACCTACAAACCAATAAAGTAAAATATATTGCACCATTTGTACAACTTATTCATTCTGTAGATAGTCTAAAATTGGCAATAGAAATTAATAAACAAGCAGAAAAAAACAATAGAGTAATTGATATACTTCTAGAAGTATTTATTGCTGCAGAAACAACAAAACATGGCTTTTCCGAAGAAGAATTAATTGAACATTTAGACATAGACGCATTTAAGCAATTGAAAAATATTAGAATTGTTGGTTTGATGGGCATGGCAACTTATACACAAAACAAAGTATTAATAAAAAATGAGTTTAGTAATTTGAAGCATACATTTGAATTATTAAAATCAAACTATTTTAGCAATGCAGACTATTTCAATACACTATCTATGGGCATGAGTGGCGATTACGAAATTGCAATAGAAAGAGGCTCAAACATGATAAGAATTGGTAGTGCTATTTTTGGAGAAAGAGAAAGAAAAGTTGCCGCAAACGTTCCATTATAA
- a CDS encoding PadR family transcriptional regulator, with protein sequence MTTNNQFSIENTKIQMRKGILEYCILGIISKGEVYASDILENLKNANLLVVEGTVYPLLTRLKNLGLLSYVWKESTSGPPRKYFVLTDQGVAALQELAETWQELANAVDSSIADKKINNNF encoded by the coding sequence ATGACAACAAATAATCAATTTAGTATCGAGAATACAAAAATTCAAATGCGAAAAGGCATTTTAGAATATTGTATTTTAGGTATCATATCAAAAGGAGAAGTTTATGCTTCTGATATTTTGGAAAATTTAAAAAATGCAAATTTGTTGGTCGTAGAAGGTACTGTTTATCCACTACTCACACGACTAAAAAACTTAGGATTACTATCATATGTATGGAAAGAAAGTACATCTGGACCACCAAGAAAATATTTTGTACTAACAGATCAAGGTGTAGCTGCATTGCAAGAATTAGCAGAAACATGGCAAGAATTGGCAAATGCTGTAGATAGTTCTATCGCTGACAAAAAAATAAATAATAATTTTTAA
- a CDS encoding DUF4296 domain-containing protein: MFCVSVTSCKNNSKKIISEKNIVPLMVDLLLLESNYSLVNVQAYNTESKMMDSLYTSILKKHQTDSIQFRKTIDYYSNHPEKYLEMMEKVKNKLNTIDSLTIIKYGKNGIEPVSAVNPLDIQKAIKDSMRMKRKEELLKNIRDNNLK; encoded by the coding sequence ATGTTTTGCGTCTCTGTTACTTCTTGTAAAAATAACTCAAAAAAAATTATTTCTGAAAAAAATATTGTTCCATTAATGGTAGATTTGTTATTATTAGAATCAAATTATTCTTTAGTTAATGTTCAAGCATACAATACAGAAAGCAAAATGATGGATTCATTGTACACATCTATTTTAAAAAAACATCAAACAGACTCCATTCAATTTAGAAAAACAATTGATTATTATTCCAACCATCCAGAAAAGTATTTAGAAATGATGGAAAAAGTAAAGAATAAATTGAATACAATTGATTCGCTTACTATCATAAAATATGGAAAAAATGGCATTGAACCAGTTTCTGCAGTAAATCCATTGGATATACAAAAAGCAATTAAAGATTCTATGAGGATGAAAAGAAAAGAAGAATTGCTAAAAAATATAAGAGATAATAATTTAAAATAA
- a CDS encoding pyridoxal phosphate-dependent aminotransferase family protein codes for MNIDDRLKDFLSKRVAENIFRSLQKNDDLIDFTSNDYLGLAKSAWIKQQISFAINSTYKFHKIGATGSRLLEGNCTLYDELEKNIAKHHHAETSLIFNSGYNANVGLVSTVANKNDVIFYDEYVHASIHQGIKLSGANAIAFKHNDVDDLEHKIQEHHDTKIKFIITESLFSMDGDIAELNKISNISKMYNCNLIVDEAHATGIFGEKGSGLCNYFGIEQDCFARVYTYGKALGTHGAAILGSSTLKNYLINFSKPFIYSTALNIYDLLSIQYAYEYISEFHAPKNKLFDNIQYFNNLMCDATLYSESPIFSYIVPSSDACKLLSIKLREHGVNAKAIVYPTVPKGKERIRIIMHSYNSKSEIEKLAKILNAK; via the coding sequence ATGAATATAGATGATAGACTAAAAGATTTTTTATCGAAGAGAGTAGCTGAGAATATATTCAGAAGCTTACAAAAGAACGATGATTTAATTGATTTTACTTCTAATGATTATTTAGGATTAGCAAAATCTGCATGGATAAAACAGCAAATCTCTTTTGCAATTAATTCAACTTATAAGTTTCATAAAATTGGTGCAACTGGCTCAAGATTATTAGAAGGAAATTGTACATTGTATGATGAATTGGAAAAAAATATTGCAAAACATCATCATGCTGAAACATCATTAATATTTAATTCTGGGTATAATGCAAATGTTGGTTTGGTAAGTACAGTAGCCAACAAAAATGATGTTATTTTTTATGATGAATATGTGCATGCATCAATACATCAAGGAATTAAATTGAGTGGCGCAAATGCGATTGCATTTAAACATAATGATGTAGATGATTTAGAACATAAAATTCAAGAACATCATGATACGAAGATAAAATTTATTATTACTGAATCTTTATTTTCGATGGATGGCGATATTGCAGAATTGAATAAAATATCAAATATTAGTAAAATGTATAATTGTAATTTAATTGTTGATGAAGCGCATGCAACTGGAATTTTTGGAGAAAAAGGAAGTGGTTTGTGCAATTATTTTGGTATAGAACAAGATTGTTTTGCACGTGTGTACACATATGGCAAAGCATTAGGCACACATGGTGCTGCAATACTTGGTTCATCTACTTTAAAAAATTATTTAATCAATTTTTCAAAACCATTTATATATTCAACAGCATTGAATATTTACGATTTATTATCCATACAATATGCTTATGAATATATAAGTGAATTTCATGCGCCAAAAAATAAATTGTTTGACAATATTCAATATTTTAATAATTTAATGTGTGATGCTACATTGTATTCTGAAAGCCCAATTTTTTCTTACATTGTGCCTAGTTCTGATGCGTGTAAGTTATTGTCAATAAAATTGCGTGAACATGGTGTAAATGCAAAAGCTATTGTTTATCCTACAGTTCCAAAAGGCAAAGAAAGAATTAGAATTATAATGCATAGTTATAATTCAAAATCAGAAATTGAGAAATTGGCTAAAATATTAAATGCTAAATAA
- a CDS encoding YdeI/OmpD-associated family protein gives MEATVDKYLIDGCMRCKYGATPQCKVNNWKAELKLLRAIVLQSNLKEEIKWGIPVYTKNGKNIVSINAFKESTVISFFKGVLLADKHKILQQQGNIQSSRIIRYTNVDDIQKTAAIISAYITEAISLEEENKKVKITKNPEPIPNELIQAFEADEAFKNAFHALTLGRQRAYIINFSQAKQTATRISRINKYKAQILAGIGLHDEYKMNNKTNK, from the coding sequence ATGGAAGCAACGGTAGACAAATATTTAATTGATGGTTGTATGCGTTGCAAATATGGTGCAACACCACAATGCAAAGTCAATAATTGGAAAGCTGAATTAAAATTACTCAGAGCGATTGTATTGCAATCAAACTTGAAAGAAGAAATAAAATGGGGCATTCCTGTGTACACCAAAAATGGAAAAAATATTGTAAGTATAAATGCTTTCAAAGAATCAACAGTAATTAGTTTTTTCAAAGGTGTTTTACTTGCAGACAAACATAAAATACTACAACAACAAGGCAACATACAATCTAGTAGAATCATTAGATACACCAATGTAGATGATATACAAAAAACAGCAGCAATTATATCAGCCTATATTACAGAAGCAATTTCATTAGAAGAAGAAAATAAAAAAGTAAAAATAACAAAAAATCCAGAACCAATTCCGAATGAATTAATACAAGCTTTTGAAGCTGATGAAGCATTTAAAAATGCATTTCATGCACTAACACTTGGGCGACAAAGAGCATATATCATTAATTTCTCACAAGCAAAACAAACAGCAACAAGAATCAGCAGAATAAATAAATACAAAGCGCAAATACTAGCAGGCATTGGACTACACGACGAATACAAAATGAATAACAAAACTAATAAGTAA
- the htpG gene encoding molecular chaperone HtpG, whose product METGKINVQTENIFPIIKKFLYSDHEIFLRELVSNAVDATKKLKGLSQLGEVNGEIGDTTIEISIDKEKNTLTIADKGIGMTADEVKKYINQIAFSSAGEFVEKLKNTDSNAIIGHFGLGFYSAFMVADKVEIQTKSYKDEAAVKWTCDGSTEFTLEEFEKTERGTKIILYIADDSKEFLEEQRIKSLLNKYCKFLPIPIQFGYKWQSEEDKKAEKPLEPEIINNTNPAWTKAPSSLSDEDYKNFYRELYPMNFDEPLFWIHLNVDYPFNLTGILYFPKLKKNFEVQKDKIQLYSNQVFVTDNVGEIVPEYLTLLHGVIDSPDIPLNVSRSYLQSDGNVKKINQHISKKVSDKLQEIFNQDRKQFEEKWNDIGLFVKYGMISDEKFYERSNSFALFQNTENTFYTLEELKNKIKDNQTDKDGNLVILYTSDEEEQHSYIKQAKDYNYEVVKLETMIDNHFMQQLEMKNEKTQFKRVDADIISNLISKDEEQKSILTEEQENTLKALYENTVEKNKVDIELKALSPNDAPILITRNEFMRRMMEMQKMGGGSPFMFGGMDEKINLVINTNHSLNTKLLEIDGAAQEKRAKQLYDLALLSQNMLKGEALTNFVQRSFELI is encoded by the coding sequence ATGGAAACAGGAAAAATAAACGTACAAACCGAAAACATCTTCCCAATAATTAAAAAATTCTTATACTCAGACCACGAAATATTTTTACGAGAATTAGTATCCAACGCAGTTGATGCTACTAAAAAACTAAAAGGCTTGTCGCAATTAGGTGAAGTGAATGGAGAGATTGGAGATACAACAATTGAAATAAGTATAGATAAAGAAAAAAATACACTAACAATTGCTGACAAAGGCATTGGCATGACTGCAGATGAAGTAAAGAAATACATTAATCAAATTGCATTTTCATCAGCAGGCGAGTTTGTAGAAAAACTAAAAAACACAGACTCAAATGCAATTATTGGACATTTTGGTCTTGGATTTTATTCTGCATTTATGGTCGCAGATAAAGTAGAAATACAAACAAAATCATACAAAGATGAAGCAGCAGTAAAGTGGACTTGCGATGGCTCTACAGAATTTACTTTAGAAGAATTTGAAAAAACTGAAAGAGGCACAAAAATTATCTTGTATATAGCTGATGATTCTAAAGAATTTTTGGAAGAGCAAAGAATAAAATCATTACTCAATAAATATTGTAAATTTTTGCCAATTCCAATTCAATTTGGCTACAAATGGCAATCTGAAGAAGATAAAAAAGCAGAAAAACCATTAGAACCAGAAATAATAAACAACACAAATCCTGCGTGGACAAAGGCTCCATCGTCATTAAGCGATGAAGATTATAAAAATTTCTATAGAGAATTGTATCCAATGAATTTTGATGAACCATTATTCTGGATTCATCTAAATGTTGATTATCCATTCAACCTAACAGGAATTTTATATTTTCCAAAATTGAAGAAGAACTTTGAAGTACAAAAAGATAAAATACAATTGTATAGCAACCAAGTATTTGTAACAGACAATGTTGGCGAAATTGTGCCTGAGTATTTAACATTATTACATGGTGTAATTGATTCGCCAGATATTCCATTAAACGTATCGCGTTCGTACTTACAAAGTGATGGCAATGTCAAAAAAATCAACCAACATATTTCAAAAAAAGTATCAGATAAACTACAAGAAATATTCAATCAAGATAGAAAGCAATTTGAAGAAAAATGGAACGACATAGGTTTGTTTGTCAAATATGGAATGATTAGTGATGAGAAATTTTACGAACGCAGTAATAGTTTTGCCTTATTCCAAAATACAGAAAATACTTTCTATACACTAGAAGAATTAAAAAATAAAATCAAAGACAACCAAACTGACAAAGACGGAAACTTAGTAATACTGTACACTTCTGACGAAGAAGAGCAACACAGTTATATCAAACAAGCAAAAGATTACAATTATGAAGTAGTGAAATTAGAAACTATGATTGATAATCATTTTATGCAACAATTAGAAATGAAGAATGAGAAAACTCAGTTTAAACGCGTTGATGCTGATATTATTTCTAACTTAATTTCTAAAGATGAAGAACAAAAATCTATCTTAACAGAAGAACAAGAAAACACATTGAAAGCATTGTATGAAAACACAGTAGAAAAAAATAAAGTAGATATAGAACTAAAAGCATTGTCGCCAAACGATGCACCAATATTGATTACAAGAAATGAATTTATGCGTAGAATGATGGAAATGCAAAAAATGGGTGGTGGTTCACCATTTATGTTTGGTGGCATGGATGAAAAAATAAATTTAGTAATCAATACCAATCATTCATTAAATACAAAGCTATTAGAAATTGATGGTGCAGCACAAGAAAAAAGAGCAAAACAATTGTACGATTTAGCATTATTATCACAAAACATGTTGAAAGGCGAAGCATTAACCAACTTTGTACAACGTAGCTTTGAATTGATATAA
- a CDS encoding EamA family transporter, with translation MKTYQIFALISMFFAGLTAVVAKAGLKNVAADTGLAVRTCFVFVFVWLNVFAFNQIKDFSNLTFKDITLLGFSALTTTISWIFYYKAIKIGNVSEVALIDKASILITLLLSFVFLREQFTWKIGVGATLILCGLFVISWK, from the coding sequence ATGAAAACATATCAAATATTTGCACTTATATCTATGTTCTTTGCTGGATTGACAGCTGTGGTTGCGAAAGCTGGATTAAAAAATGTTGCTGCTGATACTGGACTTGCTGTAAGAACTTGTTTTGTATTTGTCTTTGTTTGGCTGAATGTTTTTGCATTTAATCAGATAAAAGATTTTTCAAACTTAACTTTTAAAGATATTACGCTTTTAGGTTTTTCTGCATTGACAACAACTATATCGTGGATATTTTATTATAAAGCAATTAAAATAGGAAACGTATCTGAAGTGGCTTTGATTGACAAAGCTAGTATATTGATAACACTTTTATTGTCGTTCGTATTTTTGCGTGAACAATTTACTTGGAAAATCGGAGTAGGAGCGACCTTAATTTTATGCGGACTATTTGTTATCTCTTGGAAATAA